The following are from one region of the Coccinella septempunctata chromosome 7, icCocSept1.1, whole genome shotgun sequence genome:
- the LOC123317954 gene encoding uncharacterized protein LOC123317954 has protein sequence MASANGTATFFTHGTCTQYEQVLKLYPQALRLKADRRAKRPEELIKLDNWYQNELPKKIKSRGKDAHMVHEELVQCMKWKQIRGKFYPQLSYLIKVNTPRAVMMETKKAFKKLPNLEQALAALSNLKGVGTTMASALLAAACPEMAPFMADECLMAIPEIEGIDYTAREYLNFAKHIQAKADRLNKVASENKRPDAVEWTPHKIELALWTHFIVSEFKPELLSSINLENGNSIPPAICQNGDSLDPCVSDESNQEPLNGKATNVIDEDTTTSFTDNSPPSLESEETNESAISDSTNDSSAVDYKRPLDDDSNSVDQPSSKKIKEDTGDK, from the exons ATGGCATCCGCGAACGGAACAGCTACGTTTTTTACTCACGGCACCTGTACGCAATATGAACAAGTGCTTAAACTATATCCACAGGCCCTCCGACTCAAGGCTGACCGAAGGGCTAAGAGGCCAGAGGAGTTGATCAAGCTAGATAACTG GTATCAGAATGAGTTaccgaaaaaaattaagagCAGGGGCAAAGATGCACACATGGTGCATGAAGAACTGGTACAGTGTATGAAATGGAAACAAATAAGAGGAAAATTCTATCCGCAACTCTCATATTTGATCAAAGTGAACACCCCCAGAGCTGTAATGATGGAAACAAAGAAGGCATTCAAAAAGCTTCCGAACTTGGAGCAAGCACTAGCTGCTCTCTCAAATCTCAAAGGTGTTGGTACTACCATGGCATCAG CTTTGCTGGCAGCTGCCTGTCCCGAAATGGCCCCCTTTATGGCCGATGAATGTCTGATGGCTATACCAGAAATTGAAGGCATCGATTACACGGCGAGGGAGTACCTAAATTTCGCCAAACACATCCAAGCCAAAGCAGATCGTTTGAACAAGGTTGCAAGTGAGAATAAACGCCCAGATGCTGTTGAATGGACACCTCATAAGATTGAATTGGCCTTGTGGACCCACTTTATTGTATCAGAATTCAAACCAGAACTGCTCTCTA GTataaatcttgaaaatggcaactCAATACCTCCTGCGATATGTCAGAACGGAGACTCTTTGGACCCTTGCGTATCAGACGAGAGCAACCAAGAACCATTGAACGGAAAAGCCACAAACGTCATAGACGAGGACACAACTACCTCCTTTACGGACAATAGTCCGCCTTCCTTAGAAAGTGAAGAAACCAATGAATCTGCCATCTCAGACTCTACAAACGATTCGTCAGCAGTAGATTACAAGAGACCCCTAGACGACGATTCCAATTCAGTCGATCAGCCATCtagcaaaaaaatcaaagaggaTACAGGTGATAAGTGA
- the LOC123317534 gene encoding protein asunder: protein MAFFSSSKMYPANHKTVFVLDHTPYFGISCENPIEFEFLKARGPGCLPIPPFSKSLWTCSFESAIEYCRIVWDLFPQGKLIRFIASDHLAHIISTWNLGHQHLGHITSMMSLIGVPPSVHPSNSNLDYTVLHGLKAAVEALSEPTDSQLEKIKSDVPMKLMNRGRVICITSARDDESMKRLEEIFLSGLIQQNKAAAKSDRHIVIDHCHLVIINTFPVNIESQVSNHTVRNLSVILTTEVHSVKASLIPNKLSALILEHYDLASTTVTGIPMKEEQNASSSANYDVEIYHASSAHTAILKGNASDSLAIQTQKENHEYQTVTLKWCTPRGTTGSDLHNCTCMHRITPVDVNSRPSLCLINFLLNGRSVMLEMPRKSGGKITSHLLAAHGGEIFIHTLCTARSVLEDPPSISEGCGGRVTDYRITDFGLLIRQNTLLPIKSSAADKALNATVEMKSRLNRMTRYWPLTISSTLIFNLKMYIDPLPSIITKENIAEEEVFQCKQIIRNLINLENKHESLHPLNTGPRIKGQKREEQYRTMWNELDMLIKNNLHTENHKSIHKCLLEGHTFKDEKVELDDALRELDQIGPSKPELDSQRASVIRATTDSPMSPPPLSNVASSSTSRSNISSSAPKSLYEMFLAWQKPKSRPEFAGRAGGSLVAKLYPNLKTDRPAKTEGMEIDL from the exons ATGGCCTTCTTTTCCTCGAGCAAAATGTACCCAGCCAACCATAAAACCGTGTTTGTATTGGATCACACCCCATATTTCGGTATATCTTGTGAAAATCCGATAGAATTCGAGTTTCTTAAGGCTAGGGGGCCGGGATGTCTTCCGATACCTCCGTTTTCCAAATCCTTATGGACTTGCAGCTTCGAGTCTGCCATTGAATATTGCAGAATCGTCTGGGATCTTTTCCCACAAGGAAAATTG ATTAGGTTTATAGCTTCGGATCACTTAGCGCATATCATAAGTACCTGGAACCTCGGACATCAACATTTAGGCCAT ATTACGAGTATGATGTCGTTAATAGGAGTACCCCCTTCTGTTCATCCGTCAAACTCGAATTTGGACTATACAGTACTTCACGGACTTAAAGCAGCCGTAGAAGCTCTGAGTGAACCAACAGATTCACAACTAGAAAAGATTAAATCTGATGTACCAATGAAGTTGATGAATCGGGGTAGAGTCATTTGTATCACTTCGGCACGAGACGATGAGAGTATGAAAAGATTAGAAGAAATTTTCTTGAGTGGATTGATACAACAAAACAAGGCTGCTGCTAAATCGGACAG GCATATAGTTATCGACCATTGCCACTTGGTTATTATAAATACTTTCCCTGTCAATATAGAAAGCCAAGTGAGCAATCATACAGTAAGAAAT CTTTCAGTTATTTTAACAACGGAAGTGCATTCTGTTAAAGCTAGTCTTATACCTAATAAATTGTCTGCGTTAATATTAGAACATTATGACCTGGCAAGTACAACTGTAACTGGTATTCCAATGAAAGAAGAGCAAAACGCTAGCTCTTCGGCTAATTACGATGTGGAAATTTATCATGCTAGCTCTGCCCACACTGCAATCCTCAAGGGTAATGCTTCAGATTCCCTTGCTATCCAAACACAGAAAGAAAATCATGAATATCAAACG GTTACTTTGAAATGGTGCACTCCTAGGGGTACAACTGGTTCAGATCTGCACAACTGTACTTGCATGCATAGGATAACGCCGGTTGACGTTAATTCTAGGCCTTCATTATGTCTCattaattttctactgaatgGTCGATCTGTAATGTTGGAAATGCCCAGAAAATCAGGGGGCAAAATAACAAGTCATTTGCTTGCTGCGCATGGAGGAGAGATATTTATACATACCCTATGCACTGCTAG ATCAGTGCTGGAAGATCCTCCTTCCATCTCAGAAGGCTGTGGGGGTAGAGTTACCGACTATAGAATAACGGATTTTGGATTACTGATCAGACAAAATACTTTGTTACCGATTAAATCCAGTGCTGCCGATAAAGCTTTAAACGCTACAGTTGAAATGAAATCGAGATTGAACAGGATGACGAGGTACTGGCCTTTGACCATAAGCTCTACGTTGATTTTTAACTTGAAAATG TATATTGATCCACTCCCATCGATAATAACCAAAGAAAATATAGCGGAGGAAGAAGTTTTTCAATGCAAACAAATAATAAGAAACCTGATTAATTTAGAGAATAAACATGAATCGCTTCATCCGTTGAACACCGGTCCGAGAATCaagggtcaaaaaagggaagAACAATATAGAACCATGTGGAACGAATTAGATATGCTCATTAAGAATAATTTGCATACGGAAAATCACAAGAGCATACACAAATGTTTATTGGAAGGCCACACTTTCAAGGATGAGAAGGTGGAGTTGGACGATGCCTTGAGGGAACTAGATCAGATAG GTCCTTCCAAGCCAGAGCTCGACTCACAAAGGGCCTCTGTGATTAGAGCTACCACGGATTCTCCAATGTCGCCTCCTCCTCTTTCTAACGTAGCTTCCTCATCGACGTCAAGATCAAACATTTCTTCATCTGCTCCGAAGTCGCTCTACGAAATGTTCTTAGCCTGGCAGAAACCAAAGAGTAGGCCGGAATTCGCTGGGAGGGCTGGAGGTAGCCTAGTAGCAAAATTATACCCAAACTTGAAAACTGATAGGCCCGCAAAAACCGAGGGAATGGAGATAGATTTGTGA